A genomic region of Aspergillus oryzae RIB40 DNA, chromosome 1 contains the following coding sequences:
- a CDS encoding RNA-binding protein (predicted protein): protein MVDAPESPVPQQQTPVKTFQNGVRTTGRAFHSPNWRVKGEESPSAQSAGSPGPKTNTSRIAFSRPSPHVPQAISEGRRLYVGNMPYTAKSEDVQALFTAAEFTIERIDIAIDPFTGRNPSYCFVDLESKELAEKAMNELDGRDMLGRPVKIKPGVVKSSSERSQQQQQQQQRTDGSPRSDSKTSLFTMDRWRRNDAPTFARTNSDSSRRLYVGGLPRLTDQEDISSNITNFFKDYKLENISKLFTPHPAKRFEPGDHYYLFVDFSSVEEAQSAMSALNGQEGPWGSPIRVQRARGETNSEDRKSKWSSARGDETPATGDVSVAV, encoded by the exons ATGGTCGACGCTCCTGAGAGTCCTGTCCCGCAGCAACAAA CTCCCGTCAAGACTTTCCAGAATGGAGTCAGAACGACAGGCCGTGCCTTCCATTCCCCAAACTGGCGTGTGAAGGGTGAGGAGAGCCCCAGTGCGCAAAGCGCGGGGTCCCCCGGTCCGAAGACCAATACCTCGAGGATTGCATTCAGCAGACCTAGCCCCCATGTCCCTCAGGCTATCTCCGAAGGACGCCGTCTCTATGTGGGCAACATGCCTTACACTGCCAAGTCGGAGGACGTGCAAGCGCTGTTCACCGCGGCCGAGTTTACAAT CGAGCGGATCGACATCGCCATTGACCCGTTCACTGGCCGTAACCCTTCATATTGCTTCGTCGACCTTGAATCGAAGGAATTGGCAGAGAAGGCTATGAACGAATTGGATGGTCGCGACATGCTCGGCCGTCCGGTTAAGATCAAGCCGGGTGTGGTTAAGTCTTCTAGCGAGCGTtcccagcaacagcaacagcaacagcagcgGACAGACGGATCTCCTCGTTCTGATAGTAAGACATCGCTTTTCACTATGGACCGATGGCGCCGCAACGATGCTCCTACCTTTGCCCGGACCAACAGTGATTCCAGCCGTCGGCTCTATGTTGGTGGTCTTCCCCGGTTGACCGATCAAGAAGACATTTCCAGCAATatcaccaacttcttcaaggaCTACAAGCT TGAGAACATTAGCAAGCTGTTTACTCCCCACCCCGCGAAGCGCTTCGAGCCCGGTGACCACTACTACTTGTTCGTCGACTTCAGCAGCGTTGAAGAGGCACAATCGGCCATGAGCGCCTTGAATGGACAGGAGGGTCCTTGGGGCTCCCCTATCCGGGTGCAGAGGGCTCGCGGAGAGACCAATTCTGAAGACCGGAAGAGCAAGTGGTCTTCTGCGCGAGGAGACGAAACCCCAGCTACCGGCGATGTCTCGGTCGCTGTTTAA